In Vitis vinifera cultivar Pinot Noir 40024 chromosome 11, ASM3070453v1, a genomic segment contains:
- the LOC132254638 gene encoding uncharacterized protein LOC132254638, whose product MANTEESNEMATTSSTIFIQKICNEDHFPSKVACLSHIIVIDNIKKNLNETQLEMFKKSCFGHFLGMANLKFSAQIVHNMLLRQCDIRREDEMWILVHSKGLRFSASEFALITGLKFGNISQFDLTSSRIRDQYFNGENKIHNNRLEEVFISLCKKGKRTSTKRAKKKAKLSGKSNLDEDIVKLALLYFVEHVLLGKEGKNLIDLQWVQLVDSLEEFNKYPWGRICYERTLFGLQRALDKRQSKYVEKKKRRNATYEAYALVGFPYAFQIWAYEVIPLLGMKYASRIGRSFPRILNWTSIATPKYTEIQSLFVESNLSLHSILIPTLEEREQEYVKCFEFEVESNDVFQDDVNDWEKDEDHEEAEAYTTATTTTMKCGKKGDSSN is encoded by the exons ATGGCAAATACTGAAGAATCTAATGAGAtg GCTACCACATCTTCAACAATATTCATACAGAAAATATGTAATGAAGATCACTTCCCATCTAAGGTGGCTTGCTTATCCCACATTATTGTCATTGACAACATAAAGAAGAACTTGAATGAAACCCAACTAGAGATGTTTAAAAAATCTTGTTTTGGCCACTTCTTAGGTATggctaatttgaaattttctgcTCAAATTGTTCATAATATGTTGTTACGCCAATGTGACATTAGAAGAGAAGATGAGATGTGGATACTTGTTCACTCAAAAGGATTGAGATTTAGTGCGTCGGAGTTTGCATTGATAACTGGGTTGAAATTTGGTAATATTTCACAATTTGACTTAACATCTTCAAGAATAAGAGATCAATATTTCAATGGAGAGAATAAGATTCATAATAATCGATTGGAGGAGGTTTTCATCTCATTATGtaagaaaggaaagagaacAAGCACAAAGAGGgcaaaaaaaaaggcaaagttAAGTGGGAAATCAAATCTTGATGAAGATATTGTGAAGTTAGCATTGTTGTACTTTGTTGAGCATGTCCTACTAGGAAAAGAAGGGAAGAATTTGATAGATTTACAATGGGTTCAACTTGTTGATAGTCTAGAGGAGTTCAACAAGTATCCTTGGGGAAGAATTTGCTATGAAAGAACATTGTTTGGGTTGCAAAGGGCTTTGGATAAAAGACAGTCAAAAtatgtagagaaaaaaaaaaggaggaatgCAACCTATGAAGCATATGCACTTGTGGGATTTCCATATGCCTTTCAAATTTGGGCATATGAAGTCATTCCATTGCTTGGAATGAAATATGCAAGTCGCATTGGTAGAAGTTTCCCCAGAATTTTAAATTGGACAAGTATTGCAACTCCAAAATACACTGAGATTCAATCCTTATTTGTAGAGTCAAAT TTATCTTTGCATTCCATACTCATTCCCACATTGGAAGAGCGTGAACAAGAGTATGTGAAATGTTTTGAATTCGAGGTTGAATCAAATGATGTCTTCCAAGATGATGTGAATGATTGGGAGAAAGATGAAGATCATGAAGAAGCCGAGGCCTATACCACTGCTACAACAACAACAATGAAATGTGGAAAAAAAGGTGATAGTTCTAATTAA